In Solidesulfovibrio carbinoliphilus subsp. oakridgensis, the sequence TGGTGGATGTGGATTCCGAAAAATGGCGGGCCTATGCCGGCCGGGCCGCCTGGCCGGCCAGCCGGATTTACGGCCTGGAGGCAAAGCTCCTTGGCCGCTACGAACAGCGCGCCGCCGACCTCTTCGAGGCCGTGCTCCTGGTCTCGGAAGCCGAAGCCTCGCTCTTCCGCTCGCTTGGCGGCCGGGGCGGCCAGGTCAGAACCGTGTCCAACGGCGTGGACCTCGACTATTTCTCCCCGGCCCCGGACCGGCAGGGGCCTTCCGCCAGTCCGTCCACGGTCTTTTGCGGGGCCATGGACTATCCGCCCAATATCGACGCCGTGGCCTGGTTTGCCGAAGCCGTCCTGCCGCGCCTCGGCGAGCGGCTGCCCGGGCCAGCCTCTTTTTCCATCGTGGGGTCCAACCCGGCCCCCCGGGTCCGGGCCCTGGCCGGGCTGGCCGGGGTGCGGGTGACGGGCCCGGTGCCGGACGTCCGGCCGTTTGTGGCCGAGGCCGCCGTGTCGGTCGCGCCCATGCGGATCGCCCGGGGGGTGCAGAACAAGGTCCTCGAGGCCATGGCCATGGGCAAGGCGGTGGTGGCCACGGAGCAGGCCTTCGAGGGCATCGAGGCCGTGGCCGGCGAGGATTTGTGCGTGGTCCCGGACGAGCCGGAGGCCTTTGCCGCGGCCGTGGCCGGCTTGCTCGCCGATCCGGCCGGGGCCGCGGCCATGGGGCGTCGGGCCAGGCGGTGCATGGAGCGCCGCTACGCCTGGGCCGCCCGCCTTCAAACCCTTGAGGAGCTTTTGGGGTAGCCGCCATGCGGATCGTTGTCGCCGATTCCACCCGCAGCCAGGCCTGGGACGCCTTCGTGGCCGGACAGGCCGGGGCCGGGCCGTACCACGCCTGGGCCTGGCTCGAGGCCGTGCGCCGGGCTTACGGCTTCCAGGTCTTCCCGCTTCTGGCCCTTCGGGACGGCGCGGTGGCCGGCCTTTTGCCCCTGGTCCGGCTGCGCCTGCCCGGCCTTCGCGGCAGGCTTGTTTCCCTGCCGTATTGCGACTGGGCCGGTCCGCTGGCCGCCGAGGCCGACGTGCGCCAGGGCCTTTTGGACCAGGCCCTGGATCTGGCCGCCAGCCTCGGCGCGACGGGCCTCGAAATAAGGGAGCAGGCGGCCGATGCCGGGGCCTCGGCCAAGGTCCTCATGCGCCTGGCCCTGCCGGACGGAGCCGAGCGGCTGATGGCCTCCTTTCCGGCCAAGCTGCGCAGCCAGATCCGAAAGCCGTCCCGGGACGGGCTGACGGCCAGGACCGGCGGCCTGGAACTCCTGGAGGCTTTCTACAAGGTCTTTTCCCGCAACATGCGCGACCTCGGCTCCCCGACCCATTCCCTTGCCTGGTTCCGGGCCGTGCTGGCCGGCTTCGGCGGGCGGGCCCGGATCACGGTGGTCTTCCTGCCGGACGGAACGCCTGCCGCCGGCGCCGTGACCCTGGCCCAGGGCCGCAACATCGCGGTGCCCTGGGCCTCGTCGCTCAGGCGCCACAACCGCCACAGCCCGAACATGCTCCTTTACTGGACGCTTTTCTCCCAGGCGGCCGAGGAGGGCCGGCAGATGTTCGACATGGGCCGTTCGACCCGGGGCGAGGGCACCTACCGGTTCAAGGAGCAGTGGGGCGCCCGGGAAGTGGGGCTTTCCTGGCAACGGTTCGATGCGAGCACGCGGCAGCGCCGGCCGGCTCTGACGAACAGCGGGCCCGGGCGGCCGCGCCAATTGCTCGCGGCCTGCTGGCGGCGTTTGCCGGTGGGCCTGGCCAATGACATGGGGACGCTTTTGCGCCGGTACATCTCACTGTGAAAAGGTGGTTGGCATGCTGCAGCTGAAATCGGCCCTTCGCCTCTGGGACTACAGGGAACTCATGTGGACGCTGGTCTGGAAGGAGATCGTGGTCCGCTACAAGCAGGCCTATCTCGGCGTCATCTGGACCGTACTCAAACCAGTCATGCTCACCCTGGTCTTCACGCTCATGCGCGGCTTCATCGGCATCGACAGCGGGGACATCCCCTATCCGGTCCTGACGTTCGCGGCGCTCATTCCCTGGGTCTTTTTCCAGGAGGGCGTGGCCCTTGGGGTGGTGAGCATCGTGCTCAACTCGGCCCTGGTCAAAAAGATCTATTTTCCCAGGGAAGTCTTTCCGGTGGTGGCCGTGCTGACCAAGGGCGTGGAATTTTTCGTGGATATCGCCGTCCTGTTCGGCCTTATGGCCTGGTACGGCATGTACCCGTCGTTCCAGATCCTGTGGCTGCCGGTGCTGCTCCTCTATCTGGTCCTGGCCGCCCTGGCCGTGAACCTCGTCGGCGCGGCCCTCAATGTCTTTTACCGCGACGTGGCCCAGTTTCTGCCCGTGGCCATCTCGCTTGTCATGTACGCCTCGCCCATCATCTATCCCCTGTCCCTGGTCAAACGGGTGCTGCTCGAATCCCAGGCCGCCGGCCCCTATTCCAAGCAGCTCTACATGCTCTACACCGTCAATCCCCTGGTCGGCATCATCGACGCCTTTCAGAACGTCCTGCTCCACAACCGGCCGCCGGACATGCAGGTCATCTGGCCCGGGGCCCTGCTCGTGGCCGTGCTTTTGCCCCTCAGTTACGGATATTTCAAACACGCGGAAGCGTCTTTTGCGGACGTCATCTAACAAGCTGCAGAGGGGGGAAGCGGTTATGGCCGTGATCGAAGTCTCGGATATGACGAAAGAGTTTCAACTGGGCCAGTTCCACACCCTCAAAACCGGCGTGCAGAACCTGATGCGCCGGGTCTCGGGGCGGGCCGTGGAGGGGCCGCGGCTTTTCCAGGCCCTCCGGGATATCGGCTTTTCCGTGGAGGCCGGCGAGGTGGTCGGGGTCATCGGCTCCAACGGGGCGGGAAAATCCACGCTCCTTAAAATCCTGTCCGGCATCACCACCCCGACCCGGGGCACGGCCCGGGTCAACGGCCGGGTGGCCCCCCTGATCGAGGTGGGGGCCGGGCTCCACCATGAATTGACCGGCCGGGAAAACATTTTTTTAAACGCCTCCATCCTCGGCGTCTCCCACCGTCGGATCGAGAAACTGGTCGATCCCATTCTGGAGTTCGCGGAAATAAAGCCCTTCGCGGACACGCCGGTGAAAAAATACAGTTCCGGCATGAAGGTGCGCCTGGGGTTCGCCATCGCCACCAACATCGAGGCCGACATCCTGATCGTGGACGAGGTGTTGGCCGTCGGCGACATCGCCTTCCAGCGCAAGTGCTTCGACAAGATGGAGGACCTGATCCTCAAGCAGAAAAAGACCGTGCTGCTGGTCAGCCACAACATCCGCCAGGTCCAGCGCATCTGCACCCGGGTCCTTCTTTTCGAAGACGGCCGGCTCCTTGCCGACGGCCCGACCCAGGAGGTCTGCCAGACGTTTTTCGAGAAAAGCGACCAGGAGATCTACGACCGGGAGGCGGCCCACGGCGGCGGGTTCCAGATCGTCAACGGCTTCGAGCTGCTCTCCCTTTCCATGCACAGTCCCGACGGCCGGCGGCTGACCCGGGTACGTGTCAACGAGCCCGTCAATATCCGCATCCACTACCGCAACACCGACGCCCTGGACCAGCCGAAGTTCGGCATCGGCGTGCACACCTCCGACTTTCTCTACCTGACCACCTACGACAGCCGCCACGAGATCCAGATGGAAACCGTGGAGCCGGGCGAGCACGAGGCCGTGTGCCACATCACGCGCCTGCCCTTCACCCCGGGCGTCTACTCCCTGCGGCTCGGGGTCAGCAGCGGCGGAGTGGAGAAGACCATTTTCTACGGCGAGAACCTGCTCAATTTCCAGGTGGTCGGGGAGGAGCGGTTTCGCAACGTGGCCGGCTCGGAAGGGCTGATCCTCCTCGACGCCAAGTGGCAGCAACTGGCCTAGGCCGGCCAAACGGCCGCAAAGGGAGCCCCGGGACATGGTCACCTACGAACTGATCGAGACGCCGGCGGATCTGTCCGCCCTGTCGGACGCCTGGCCGGAACTTTCGCGCCAGGGGGGCCATACCCCGTTCCAGGAGTGGAGCTGGCATCGGGCCTGGTGGGAGCACCTCGGGCCGGGGCTCGGCCAGACGCCCTTTTTCATGACGGCCTGGGAGGGCGGGCGGCTGCGGGCGGTGGTGCCCCTGGCGGCCGCCAAAGAGGGAAGCGTGCTCCAGTGGTCGGCGGCCGAAGTCTCGGACTACTGCGACCTGGTCCAGGCGGAAGGGGCCGGGGACGTGGCGGCAACGGCCATGGACAAGGCATTTTCCCGGTTCCGGGGCGACGCCGTGCGCCTGCGGCAACTGCGGCCGGAAAGCCGGGCCCTGGCCATCCTGGCCGGGAACAAGCGGTTCTCCCGGGCCGGGGATGTCGCCTGCCCCCATCTCGTCCTCCACGCGGCCGGCTACGCCGGATGGGCGGGGACCGCCAACCGCAAGGACATGGCCGACGCCAACCGGCTGCGGCGGCGGCTCGGAGAGATCGGGGACGTGGGGCTGACGGAAGTGGCCGAGGCCTCGGCCGTGGCCCCGTTCGTGGGGGCGCTTGTCGCGGACAAGCGGGAGTGGCTCGACCGCCGGGGCGCGGGGAACCTCTTGTGCTCCAAGGCCGGCGAACGGTTTTTGGCCGACGCCGTCCGCGGCATGCCGGCCGGCATGGCCCATCCGGCCGCCCTGACCTGCGGCGGCCAGGGCATCGCCCGGTACCTGTCGTTCGTCGGCAACGGCCGCTACCACTATTACCTGGGCTCCTGGAACTACGCCTGGAAGCGGTTCGCCCCGGGGCGGCTGTTGATGCTCGATCTCATCCGGTGGGCCCACGAGAACGGATGCCGCGAATTCGACCTCCTGCGCGGCGAGGAGGCCTACAAGGATTCGGTGGCCACCGGGGCCACGGTCCTGTCGCGGTTTGAAAGGCAGGCTCCCCCTCCCGGACCCGTGGCCTCCCTGCTGCGGCGCGTGCACCGCCGGCTGCGTCCGGCCCTGTAGGAAACCTCTCTGTAGGGGTGCAGCCATGGAACCATCGATACGTAAACGGATACGGGACGGCCTGGCCTGGCGGATGCGGCCGGTCACCCGGTACGTCAGCCGCTACCGGCCGGTCTTTATCGTCCAGAACTACCACCGGCTCTTTCGGGACACGCTTACCACGGACTTTGACGAGGGCGTCTTCGGCGGCATCTCGGAGGAGTATTTCCGCAGGCAGCTTGCCCACCTGGCCCGGGACTACGACGTCCTGAGCGAGGGCGAGGTGATCGACTGCCTGGGCGGGAAGGGCCGTTTCCCGCGAAAAGCGCTGCTCCTCACCTTCGATGACGGGTACAAGGACAACTACACCCTGGCCTATCCGGTGCTGCAGGGCCTGCGCCTGCCGGCCCTTTTTTTCATTCCCACCCTGCCTTGGTCGACGCGGCAACTTGGCTGGTGGGACCTGATCGCCTGGTGTGTCAAGAAAACCGACAGGCCGACCGTTACGATCGACGGCGAGGCCCGGCCCCTCGGGACCACGGCCGAAAAGGCGGCCGCCATCACCCGGCTGCTCCAAAAGTTCTACCGGCTGCCGGACGCCGAGACCCGGGATCTTCTTGAAACTCTTTCCCGCGACCTGGACGTGGCCCTGCCGGACACGGACGTCCAGAGCCGGGAGCTCATGACCACGGCGGAGATCCGGGAGATGCTGGACCACGGCATGGCCGTTGGGGCCCACACCCATTCCCACAAGGTGCTCTCCACCCTGGACAGGCAGGCCCAGGACCGGGAGATCGGCACCTCCAAGCAGCTGCTGGAAGAAGGGCTCGGCGTCGCGGTCCGCTCCTTCGCCTATCCGGTCGGCACGGCTCATTCCTTTGACGACGGGACCAAAAAGCTCGTCCGGGACCACGGGTTCTCCCTGGCCTTTTCTTTCTATTCCGGGGTCAACGACCCGGCCGGCGGCATCGATCCCTACGACATCCGGCGGACCTTCCGGGGACACCCCTACGCGGGGTTTCTCGAAAGCTTTCGCGAGCCCTACACCTTTATCCACCCCAGGCAGTGAGGAGCGAGGCAGATGGCGATGCACATCGCGTTTGTGGCCAGGGAAGCCGCCGGTCCGGGCGGCCCGGGCCAGGCCGGGGGCATCGGCCGGTACGCCGCCACCCTGGCCGCCGGCCTGGCCGCCCGGGGAGCCCGCGTCGCGCTTGTCGGCCAAAGCCCGGACGCCACGTTTCGCGTGCAGGACGCGGGCGGCCTGCGCCTGGCCTGGCTGCCGAAATGGGAAGACGCGTCCGGCCTGTCCTGGCGGCTGCGGCGGATGGAGGAGGCGTTCTTGCGTACCCGGCCCGGCCGGGCCCTGTGGGCCGATCTGGCCGGCAAGGTCCGGCGGGCCCTGCTCGTCAACCGCTGGCTGCCGCGCCTGGAGGAGGCCTGGGGCGAGGCCTTCGACGTGGTGGAATTCGCGGAGTGCGGCGCCGAGGGCCTTTTCTACCTGCGCCGCCGCAACCGGCCGCCTTGCGCGGTCCGCATCCACTGCCCGACCCAGCTCCTCATCGAAAAAAACTTCGACCGGGTGGCCCCCGGCAAGCGGCTCTTGGTCCGCCTCGAACGCCTGGCCGCCCGGCGGGCCGACGCCGTCACGGCGCCGGGCTCCTCGGCCGCCGACCTGGCCGCGGGCGCGTGGCGGCTGGCCGCCACGGAGCCGGCCGTCCTGCCGAATCTCTACGACGGGAACATTTTTTCACCCGCCACAGAGGAAGGCCGGGCCGGGGCCTTCACCATCTTCTATTCCGGCCGTCTGGAGCGGCTCAAAGGCCTGCCCCATTTTCCGGGCATCCTGTCCCGTCTGGCCGCCCGGGGCGTGGACTTCCGGGTCCGGCTGGCCGGCGGCGACACGGCCACGGCCCCGGGCCAAACGTCCATGAAGGCCTGGCTCCTGGCCGCCCTGGAGCCGGCCGTGCGGGAGCGGGTCACGTTTCTCGGCCACCTGGGCGAAGGGGCGCTGGTGGCGGAGCTTCGGGCCGCGACCGTCGGCCTTTTCCTCTCGGCCTACGAGACCTTCGGCTACACGGCCCTGGAGGCGCAGGCCTGCGGCCTGCCGGTCATCGTGTCCCGAACCGGCGGCCTGGCCGAGGTGGCGGTGGACGGAGAAACCGGCTTTCTGGTCGATCCCAACGACCACGAGGCCGTTGCCGCCGGCCTCTTACGCCTGGCCGGAGACCGGGAGCTCGGCCGGCGCATGGGTGAAGCCGCCGCCCGGCACGCCGCCCGGACGTTTTCCGTGGCCAGCCGGTCCGGCGCCTTTCTGGATTTCTACGCGGCCGTGGCGGCTGCCGCCGGCTCCAGGCGCAAGGCGCCGGCAACCCGCATCGCCGGACCGACGGCAGGGGAGGAGGCATGAAACCGCGCCCCACGCCCGATGCCCCGCGCCTGGGCTATCTGCTGCGGACCTTTCCGGTCCTGTCCGAGACCTTCGTGGCCGGCGAGATACGGAGCGTGGCCGCCCTGACCGGACAGGCACCCGTGGTCGCGGCCCTCTACCGGCCGGGTCCTGGCCAGGCAGGGGGCTGGAGCCCGGCCCCCGGGGACGCGCTCCGGTACTGGAACGACATCGACAAGCGCCACTTGGGCGGGTTGGCCCTGGCCCACGCCGGGCTTCTGGCCAAGGCCCCGGCCCGGTGCCTCGACTGTCTGCTCTGGCCGGGACCGGGGCGCCTGGCCCTGAAGGACCGGATCAAGGCCCCGGCCCTGGCCCGGTTTTTCCTCGACCATGGCGTCACCCATCTGCACAGCCATTTCGGCTGGGAGCAGGCCGACATGCTGGCCCACCTGCACCGGCTGACCGGCCTGCCTTTTAGCCTCACGCTTCACGCCGCCGACATCTTCGTCTCCCCGGACTGCCTGCGCCAACGGCTGGCCGACGCGGCCTTCGTAGCCACCATAAGCGACTACAACAAGGCCCTGCTTCTGGACCGCCTGGGCCTGCCCGGGGAGCGGGTCCACGTGGTCCGCTGCGGCGTGGACCTGCCCACCTTTCCCTTTGGCCCGGCGCCCGAAGCCTCGCCGCCGCGCCTGGTGTCCATCGGCCGGATGGTGCC encodes:
- a CDS encoding TIGR03087 family PEP-CTERM/XrtA system glycosyltransferase; translated protein: MSGAMAGPRTAVAVAEGALGREILVLCHRIPYPPNKGDKVRSYHLVRHLAERGWRVHLGALADTPDDMAYRDSLRPLCASLAVEPLPAWRKFCSPLGAIRGTSLSVECFRNRRLQAYVDKVLASGTVSAALAVSAPMAEYLRCAASPLPGRRILDLVDVDSEKWRAYAGRAAWPASRIYGLEAKLLGRYEQRAADLFEAVLLVSEAEASLFRSLGGRGGQVRTVSNGVDLDYFSPAPDRQGPSASPSTVFCGAMDYPPNIDAVAWFAEAVLPRLGERLPGPASFSIVGSNPAPRVRALAGLAGVRVTGPVPDVRPFVAEAAVSVAPMRIARGVQNKVLEAMAMGKAVVATEQAFEGIEAVAGEDLCVVPDEPEAFAAAVAGLLADPAGAAAMGRRARRCMERRYAWAARLQTLEELLG
- a CDS encoding ABC transporter permease; translation: MLQLKSALRLWDYRELMWTLVWKEIVVRYKQAYLGVIWTVLKPVMLTLVFTLMRGFIGIDSGDIPYPVLTFAALIPWVFFQEGVALGVVSIVLNSALVKKIYFPREVFPVVAVLTKGVEFFVDIAVLFGLMAWYGMYPSFQILWLPVLLLYLVLAALAVNLVGAALNVFYRDVAQFLPVAISLVMYASPIIYPLSLVKRVLLESQAAGPYSKQLYMLYTVNPLVGIIDAFQNVLLHNRPPDMQVIWPGALLVAVLLPLSYGYFKHAEASFADVI
- a CDS encoding glycosyltransferase family 4 protein — encoded protein: MKPRPTPDAPRLGYLLRTFPVLSETFVAGEIRSVAALTGQAPVVAALYRPGPGQAGGWSPAPGDALRYWNDIDKRHLGGLALAHAGLLAKAPARCLDCLLWPGPGRLALKDRIKAPALARFFLDHGVTHLHSHFGWEQADMLAHLHRLTGLPFSLTLHAADIFVSPDCLRQRLADAAFVATISDYNKALLLDRLGLPGERVHVVRCGVDLPTFPFGPAPEASPPRLVSIGRMVPKKGFDVLLRALALLRDDGVAFAAELVGDGPLRSDLARLAGQLGLADAVTFTGTLEPSEAACRLGRGSVFVLACQKGPDGDMDGIPVALMEAMALGRPVVSTLLSGIPELVADGCGLLAAPGDPRSLAEALRRVLSEKDLAGRLAAAGRQRVEEAFTLDGQARRILELAAGRGPEGQA
- a CDS encoding polysaccharide deacetylase family protein → MEPSIRKRIRDGLAWRMRPVTRYVSRYRPVFIVQNYHRLFRDTLTTDFDEGVFGGISEEYFRRQLAHLARDYDVLSEGEVIDCLGGKGRFPRKALLLTFDDGYKDNYTLAYPVLQGLRLPALFFIPTLPWSTRQLGWWDLIAWCVKKTDRPTVTIDGEARPLGTTAEKAAAITRLLQKFYRLPDAETRDLLETLSRDLDVALPDTDVQSRELMTTAEIREMLDHGMAVGAHTHSHKVLSTLDRQAQDREIGTSKQLLEEGLGVAVRSFAYPVGTAHSFDDGTKKLVRDHGFSLAFSFYSGVNDPAGGIDPYDIRRTFRGHPYAGFLESFREPYTFIHPRQ
- a CDS encoding glycosyltransferase family 4 protein — translated: MAMHIAFVAREAAGPGGPGQAGGIGRYAATLAAGLAARGARVALVGQSPDATFRVQDAGGLRLAWLPKWEDASGLSWRLRRMEEAFLRTRPGRALWADLAGKVRRALLVNRWLPRLEEAWGEAFDVVEFAECGAEGLFYLRRRNRPPCAVRIHCPTQLLIEKNFDRVAPGKRLLVRLERLAARRADAVTAPGSSAADLAAGAWRLAATEPAVLPNLYDGNIFSPATEEGRAGAFTIFYSGRLERLKGLPHFPGILSRLAARGVDFRVRLAGGDTATAPGQTSMKAWLLAALEPAVRERVTFLGHLGEGALVAELRAATVGLFLSAYETFGYTALEAQACGLPVIVSRTGGLAEVAVDGETGFLVDPNDHEAVAAGLLRLAGDRELGRRMGEAAARHAARTFSVASRSGAFLDFYAAVAAAAGSRRKAPATRIAGPTAGEEA
- a CDS encoding Wzt carbohydrate-binding domain-containing protein, which gives rise to MEDLILKQKKTVLLVSHNIRQVQRICTRVLLFEDGRLLADGPTQEVCQTFFEKSDQEIYDREAAHGGGFQIVNGFELLSLSMHSPDGRRLTRVRVNEPVNIRIHYRNTDALDQPKFGIGVHTSDFLYLTTYDSRHEIQMETVEPGEHEAVCHITRLPFTPGVYSLRLGVSSGGVEKTIFYGENLLNFQVVGEERFRNVAGSEGLILLDAKWQQLA
- a CDS encoding FemAB family XrtA/PEP-CTERM system-associated protein, which produces MRIVVADSTRSQAWDAFVAGQAGAGPYHAWAWLEAVRRAYGFQVFPLLALRDGAVAGLLPLVRLRLPGLRGRLVSLPYCDWAGPLAAEADVRQGLLDQALDLAASLGATGLEIREQAADAGASAKVLMRLALPDGAERLMASFPAKLRSQIRKPSRDGLTARTGGLELLEAFYKVFSRNMRDLGSPTHSLAWFRAVLAGFGGRARITVVFLPDGTPAAGAVTLAQGRNIAVPWASSLRRHNRHSPNMLLYWTLFSQAAEEGRQMFDMGRSTRGEGTYRFKEQWGAREVGLSWQRFDASTRQRRPALTNSGPGRPRQLLAACWRRLPVGLANDMGTLLRRYISL
- a CDS encoding GNAT family N-acetyltransferase, which codes for MVTYELIETPADLSALSDAWPELSRQGGHTPFQEWSWHRAWWEHLGPGLGQTPFFMTAWEGGRLRAVVPLAAAKEGSVLQWSAAEVSDYCDLVQAEGAGDVAATAMDKAFSRFRGDAVRLRQLRPESRALAILAGNKRFSRAGDVACPHLVLHAAGYAGWAGTANRKDMADANRLRRRLGEIGDVGLTEVAEASAVAPFVGALVADKREWLDRRGAGNLLCSKAGERFLADAVRGMPAGMAHPAALTCGGQGIARYLSFVGNGRYHYYLGSWNYAWKRFAPGRLLMLDLIRWAHENGCREFDLLRGEEAYKDSVATGATVLSRFERQAPPPGPVASLLRRVHRRLRPAL